One region of Carya illinoinensis cultivar Pawnee chromosome 8, C.illinoinensisPawnee_v1, whole genome shotgun sequence genomic DNA includes:
- the LOC122318372 gene encoding endoribonuclease Dicer homolog 2-like isoform X1, which translates to MEPVTMERGEPTQPSVDPLPFARSYQLEALEIAIKRNTVVFLETGSGKTLIAIMLLRSYAYLLRKPSSFIAVFLVPQVVLVSQQAEAVKMHTDLNVGMYCGEMGVDFWDAAMWKQQIEKHEVLVMTPAILLTCLRHSFFKLGMIKVLIVDECHHARGKHPYACIMTEFYHRQLSSARSKLPRIFGMTASPIKTKSGVSELSFWEKIEELETMMNSKVYTCASESEVAQFIPFSTPKFKFYRHKEIPCILYERIAGELQTLKEKHELSLKRYDFKESVADSTSKKLSKVFSALVFCLDELGVWLGLKAAQFFSCYNTDFCDETDSISWDKLDVFGETIVKDFSLDAFHTFSSYIPSGPDWPIGDNIKENMDEGLITSKVVCLIESLLDYRDLKDIRCIVFVERIVTAIVLNSLLNEFLPKHSSWKSKYIAGSNSGLQSQTRKKQNEIVREFREGMVNVIVATSILEEGLDVQSCNLVIRFDPSSTVCSFIQSRGRARMQNSDYILMVNSEDIATRSRLEKYLASGDIMRKASLHHALLPCSPLQSDLIGDKFYCVASTGATVTLTSSVSLIFFYCSRLPSDCYYKPAPSWDQKTCTLRLPKSCPLQNVVVRGNMNAKIMKQTACLEACKQLHEIGALTDNLVPDVLVEEADAQERGNEPYIDEQPSYFPPELVGHLPKNSNILYHCYLMELEQKFVYDILVHDIVLVLRNKLESDIGSLHFDLDVDRGSLTVNFKYVGVMHLSTDQVLLCNRFQKTLLRVLIYHDLGSLNDRMDGDILGAETDYLLLPATAKHQRPVIIDWPCINSVQFSYKKISEFHSNYSVPGCARSVQTKDGPVCTCLLQNSLVYTPHNGQVYCITGILGLNANSLLTLRDGRIITYKKYYEERHGIKLCFEHESLVCGKRIFQVQNYLQRCRNQKEKESSKRSVGLPPELCSIIMSPISINTFYSFSFVPSIMHRVESLLIAANLKKMHLDHCIQNDVIPISKVLEAITTKKCQEIFHLESLETLGDSFLKYAASQQLFKTYQNQHEGVLSVKKEKIISNAALCKFGCDRKLPGFIRNESFDPKKWIIPGDRSGSALSEELLFNTRKIYIRETRKVKSKSVADVVEALIGAFLSVCGETSALLFMDWLGIKVDFHVTPYERHFQIHAEKLVNVRHLESLLNYSFHDPSLLVEALTHGSYMLPEIPRCYQRLEFLGDSVLDYLITKHFYCKYPGLSPELLTDMRSASVNNDCYARSAVKWELHKHILHASQELHRHIVETINNFEKLSSESTFGWDSETTFPKVLGDIIESLAGAILVDSGYNKERVFDSISPLLEPLITPETVTPHPAKELNELCQKYHYIMKEPIKSRNKGLTSITIEVKAGRLSFKHTATAADGKTAKKVACKEVLKSLKDSGLHGKN; encoded by the exons ATGGAACCGGTTACTATGGAAAGAGGAGAACCCACTCAACCATCTGTTGATCCTCTCCCATTTGCCAGAAG TTATCAGCTTGAAGCACTGGAGATAGCAATCAAGCGGAACACTGTAGTGTTCTTGGAGACTGGCTCCGGCAAGACTCTTATTGCCATCATGCTTCTGCGGAGTTATGCCTATCTTCTCCGGAAGCCTTCATCTTTCATTGCTGTCTTCTTAGTTCCCCAAGTTGTCTTGGTTTCTCAA CAAGCTGAAGCTGTGAAAATGCACACTGACTTGAATGTGGGCATGTATTGCGGAGAAATGGGAGTTGACTTTTGGGATGCTGCTATGTGGAAGCAACAAATAGAAAAACATGAG gtGCTTGTGATGACACCTGCAATTTTGCTTACTTGCTTGAGGCATAGCTTTTTCAAACTAGGCATGATAAAGGTTTTAATAGTTGATGAATGCCACCATGCCAGGGGTAAACACCCTTATGCTTGCATTATGACA GAGTTCTATCACCGTCAGCTAAGTTCTGCTCGATCCAAACTTCCTAGAATATTTGGGATGACGGCTTCCCCCATAAAGACAAAGA GTGGAGTCTCAGAATTATCTTTCTGGGAAAAGATTGAGGAGCTTGAGACCATGATGAATTCAAAG GTGTATACTTGTGCTAGTGAATCTGAGGTTGCTCAGTTTATACCATTTTCGACTCCAAAGTTCAAATTTTATAGGCACAAGGAAATCCCATGTATTTTATATGAGCGTATAGCTGGTGAATTGCAGACTTTAAAAGAAAAG CATGAACTCTCTCTGAAAAGGTATGATTTCAAAGAATCTGTTGCAGATTCTACAAGCAAAAAGCTATCAAAAGTTTTTTCAGCTTTAGTATTCTGTTTGGATGAACTAGGTGTTTGGCTGGGTCTAAAG GCCGCACAGTTCTTTTCCTGCTACAATACTGACTTCTGTGATGAAACTGACTCAATTTCATGGGATAAACTGGATGTGTTTGGTGAGACAATTGTTAAAGATTTCAGTTTGGATGCCTTCCACACATTTTCCTCATACATTCCATCAG GTCCGGACTGGCCTATTGGTGATAACATTAAAGAGAATATGGATGAAGGGCTTATTACTTCAAAAGTTGTGTGTCTCATTGAATCTCTTCTTGATTACAG GGATTTAAAAGACATTAGATGTATAGTCTTTGTGGAAAGGATTGTCACAGCCATTGTACTAAATTCTCTGTTGAACGAGTTTCTTCCAAAACACAGCAGCTGGAAGTCTAAATATATTGCAGGGAGTAACTCTGGGCTGCAGTCCCAgacaaggaaaaaacaaaatgaaattgtgcgaGAATTTCGTGAAGGCATG GTGAACGTAATTGTTGCGACATCAATTCTTGAAGAGGGACTAGATGTTCAAAGCTGCAACTTGGTTATTAGATTTGACCCATCTTCCACTGTTTGTAGTTTCATACAGTCCCGAGGTCGTGCTAGAATGCAAAATTCAGATTATATATTAATGGTCAATAG TGAAGATATTGCTACTCGGTCTCGACTGGAGAAATATCTTGCTAGTGGAGATATTATGAGGAAGGCATCCTTACATCATGCTTTGCTGCCTTGCTCACCTCTTCAAAGTGATTTAATTGGCGATAAATTTTATTGTGTTGCAAGCACTGGAGCGACTGTGACTCTTACTTCTAGTGTCAGTTTAATATTCTTCTATTGCTCACGGCTCCCTTCAGATTG CTATTATAAACCGGCTCCAAGCTGGGATCAGAAGACTTGCACTTTACGTCTACCCAAGAGCTGTCCCTTACAAAATGTTGTTGTACGAGGAAACATGAATGCTAAAATTATGAAGCAAACTGCCTGCCTTGAAGCATGCAAGCAACTTCATGAGATTGGTGCCTTGACAGATAATCTTGTTCCAGATGTTCTTGTGGAAGAAGCTGATGCTCAAGAAAGGG GGAATGAACCTTATATTGATGAGCAACCCAGTTACTTCCCACCTGAGCTGGTCGGTCATCTTCCAAAGAATTCGAATATATTGTATCATTGCTACTTAATGGAGCTGGAGCAGAAATTTGTTTATGATATTCTAGTTCATGATATTGTGCTTGTCCTGAGAAATAAGCTAGAATCTGATATTGGAAGCTTGCATTTTGACTTGGATGTTGACAGGGGTAGTTTGACAGTGAACTTTAAATATGTAGGAGTGATGCATCTTAGCACGGATCAg GTCCTTTTGTGTAATAGGTTTCAGAAAACTCTTTTAAGAGTTCTTATTTATCATGATTTGGGAAGTTTGAATGACCGTATGGATGGAGATATTTTGGGAGCTGAGACTGATTATCTTTTGCTCCCAGCCACTGCAAAGCATCAGAGACCTGTGATCATTGATTGGCCTTGCATTAATTCTGTGCAATTTTCATATAAGAAGATTTCTGAATTTCACTCGAATTATTCTGTACCCGGTTGTGCACGTAGTGTACAAACCAAAGATGGTCCTGTCTGCACTTGCCTGCTTCAGAATTCTTTGGTCTACACCCCTCACAATGGTCAGGTGTACTGCATAACTGGGATTTTGGGATTGAATGCAAACTCTCTTCTGACGCTCCGGGATGGCAGAATTATTACTTACAAGAAATACTATGAGGAGCG GCATGGCATCAAGCTGTGTTTTGAGCACGAATCATTGGTTTGTGGGAAACGCATTTTTCAGGTTCAAAATTACCTTCAAAGATGCAGAAATCAGAAAGAGAAAG AATCGAGTAAGCGGTCAGTTGGATTGCCTCCGGAACTTTGTTCTATAATTATGTCGCCGATATCAATCAatacattttattctttctcatttgttCCTTCAATCATGCACCGGGTTGAGTCTTTGCTTATAGCTGCCAACTTGAAAAAGATGCATTTGGATCATTGCATACAAAATGATGTTATCCCAATTTCCAAG gttttggaagcaattaCTACAAAGAAATGTCAAGAGATATTCCACTTGGAATCGTTAGAAACTCTTGGAGATTCTTTTCTCAAATATGCTGCCAGTCAACAACTTTTTAAGACCTATCAAAATCAACACGAGGGTGTCCTTAGtgtgaagaaagaaaaaataatttctaatgcAGCTCTTTGCAAGTTTGGATGTGACCGGAAACTTccg GGATTTATTCGAAATGAGTCCTTTGATCCGAAAAAGTGGATCATTCCTGGTGATAGATCGGGAAGTGCATTAAGTGAGGAGTTGCTTtttaatacaagaaaaatctATATTAGGGAAACTAGGAAGGTGAAAAGTAAAAGTGTTGCTGATGTTGTTGAGGCACTAATTGGTGCATTTCTTAGCGTATGTGGTGAAACATCAGCCTTACTATTTATGGATTGGTTGGGTATAAAGGTAGATTTTCATGTTACACCATACGAGAGACACTTCCAAATACACGCTGAGAAGCTTGTAAATGTCAGACATTTGGAGTCCCTATTAAACTACTCATTTCATGACCCTTCTTTGTTAGTGGAAGCATTGACACATGGTTCTTACATGCTTCCAGAGATTCCAAGATGTTATCAG CGACTTGAATTTCTTGGGGACTCAGTTTTGGATTATCTCATAACCAAGCATTTCTATTGTAAATATCCTGGGTTGTCACCAGAACTGTTAACTGACATGAGATCGGCTTCTGTGAATAATGATTGTTATGCACGATCTGCAGTCAAGTGGGAACTGCACAAACACATCCTCCATGCTTCCCAGGAACTCCATAGGCATATAGTTGAAACTATTAACAATTTTGAGAAGTTATCATCAGAATCAACTTTTGGATGGGACTCCGAGACAACTTTCCCCAAG GTACTTGGTGATATTATAGAGTCTCTAGCAGGAGCCATTCTTGTTGATTCAGGATACAATAAGGAGAGAGTCTTTGACAGTATAAGTCCCCTTTTGGAGCCTCTGATCACACCTGAAACAGTAACGCCTCATCCTGCTAAAGAGCTGAATGAACTATGCCAAAAATATCATTACATTATGAAAGAACCCATCAAGTCCCGCAACAAGGGTCTTACTTCCATTACAATAGAGGTAAAAGCTGGACGTCTCTCGTTCAAGCATACAGCTACAGCTGCCGATGGAAAAACAGCAAAAAAAGTAGCTTGCAAAGAAGTTTTGAAGTCCCTGAAGGATTCAGGTTTACATGGTAAAAATTGA
- the LOC122318372 gene encoding endoribonuclease Dicer homolog 2-like isoform X3, translating into MEPVTMERGEPTQPSVDPLPFARSYQLEALEIAIKRNTVVFLETGSGKTLIAIMLLRSYAYLLRKPSSFIAVFLVPQVVLVSQQAEAVKMHTDLNVGMYCGEMGVDFWDAAMWKQQIEKHEVLVMTPAILLTCLRHSFFKLGMIKVLIVDECHHARGKHPYACIMTEFYHRQLSSARSKLPRIFGMTASPIKTKSGVSELSFWEKIEELETMMNSKVYTCASESEVAQFIPFSTPKFKFYRHKEIPCILYERIAGELQTLKEKHELSLKRYDFKESVADSTSKKLSKVFSALVFCLDELGVWLGLKAAQFFSCYNTDFCDETDSISWDKLDVFGETIVKDFSLDAFHTFSSYIPSGPDWPIGDNIKENMDEGLITSKVVCLIESLLDYRDLKDIRCIVFVERIVTAIVLNSLLNEFLPKHSSWKSKYIAGSNSGLQSQTRKKQNEIVREFREGMVNVIVATSILEEGLDVQSCNLVIRFDPSSTVCSFIQSRGRARMQNSDYILMVNSEDIATRSRLEKYLASGDIMRKASLHHALLPCSPLQSDLIGDKFYCVASTGATVTLTSSVSLIFFYCSRLPSDCYYKPAPSWDQKTCTLRLPKSCPLQNVVVRGNMNAKIMKQTACLEACKQLHEIGALTDNLVPDVLVEEADAQERGNEPYIDEQPSYFPPELVGHLPKNSNILYHCYLMELEQKFVYDILVHDIVLVLRNKLESDIGSLHFDLDVDRGSLTVNFKYVGVMHLSTDQVLLCNRFQKTLLRVLIYHDLGSLNDRMDGDILGAETDYLLLPATAKHQRPVIIDWPCINSVQFSYKKISEFHSNYSVPGCARSVQTKDGPVCTCLLQNSLVYTPHNGQVYCITGILGLNANSLLTLRDGRIITYKKYYEERHGIKLCFEHESLVCGKRIFQVQNYLQRCRNQKEKESSKRSVGLPPELCSIIMSPISINTFYSFSFVPSIMHRVESLLIAANLKKMHLDHCIQNDVIPISKVLEAITTKKCQEIFHLESLETLGDSFLKYAASQQLFKTYQNQHEGVLSVKKEKIISNAALCKFGCDRKLPGFIRNESFDPKKWIIPGDRSGSALSEELLFNTRKIYIRETRKVKSKSVADVVEALIGAFLSVCGETSALLFMDWLGIKVDFHVTPYERHFQIHAEKLVNVRHLESLLNYSFHDPSLLVEALTHGSYMLPEIPRCYQFVTCAAT; encoded by the exons ATGGAACCGGTTACTATGGAAAGAGGAGAACCCACTCAACCATCTGTTGATCCTCTCCCATTTGCCAGAAG TTATCAGCTTGAAGCACTGGAGATAGCAATCAAGCGGAACACTGTAGTGTTCTTGGAGACTGGCTCCGGCAAGACTCTTATTGCCATCATGCTTCTGCGGAGTTATGCCTATCTTCTCCGGAAGCCTTCATCTTTCATTGCTGTCTTCTTAGTTCCCCAAGTTGTCTTGGTTTCTCAA CAAGCTGAAGCTGTGAAAATGCACACTGACTTGAATGTGGGCATGTATTGCGGAGAAATGGGAGTTGACTTTTGGGATGCTGCTATGTGGAAGCAACAAATAGAAAAACATGAG gtGCTTGTGATGACACCTGCAATTTTGCTTACTTGCTTGAGGCATAGCTTTTTCAAACTAGGCATGATAAAGGTTTTAATAGTTGATGAATGCCACCATGCCAGGGGTAAACACCCTTATGCTTGCATTATGACA GAGTTCTATCACCGTCAGCTAAGTTCTGCTCGATCCAAACTTCCTAGAATATTTGGGATGACGGCTTCCCCCATAAAGACAAAGA GTGGAGTCTCAGAATTATCTTTCTGGGAAAAGATTGAGGAGCTTGAGACCATGATGAATTCAAAG GTGTATACTTGTGCTAGTGAATCTGAGGTTGCTCAGTTTATACCATTTTCGACTCCAAAGTTCAAATTTTATAGGCACAAGGAAATCCCATGTATTTTATATGAGCGTATAGCTGGTGAATTGCAGACTTTAAAAGAAAAG CATGAACTCTCTCTGAAAAGGTATGATTTCAAAGAATCTGTTGCAGATTCTACAAGCAAAAAGCTATCAAAAGTTTTTTCAGCTTTAGTATTCTGTTTGGATGAACTAGGTGTTTGGCTGGGTCTAAAG GCCGCACAGTTCTTTTCCTGCTACAATACTGACTTCTGTGATGAAACTGACTCAATTTCATGGGATAAACTGGATGTGTTTGGTGAGACAATTGTTAAAGATTTCAGTTTGGATGCCTTCCACACATTTTCCTCATACATTCCATCAG GTCCGGACTGGCCTATTGGTGATAACATTAAAGAGAATATGGATGAAGGGCTTATTACTTCAAAAGTTGTGTGTCTCATTGAATCTCTTCTTGATTACAG GGATTTAAAAGACATTAGATGTATAGTCTTTGTGGAAAGGATTGTCACAGCCATTGTACTAAATTCTCTGTTGAACGAGTTTCTTCCAAAACACAGCAGCTGGAAGTCTAAATATATTGCAGGGAGTAACTCTGGGCTGCAGTCCCAgacaaggaaaaaacaaaatgaaattgtgcgaGAATTTCGTGAAGGCATG GTGAACGTAATTGTTGCGACATCAATTCTTGAAGAGGGACTAGATGTTCAAAGCTGCAACTTGGTTATTAGATTTGACCCATCTTCCACTGTTTGTAGTTTCATACAGTCCCGAGGTCGTGCTAGAATGCAAAATTCAGATTATATATTAATGGTCAATAG TGAAGATATTGCTACTCGGTCTCGACTGGAGAAATATCTTGCTAGTGGAGATATTATGAGGAAGGCATCCTTACATCATGCTTTGCTGCCTTGCTCACCTCTTCAAAGTGATTTAATTGGCGATAAATTTTATTGTGTTGCAAGCACTGGAGCGACTGTGACTCTTACTTCTAGTGTCAGTTTAATATTCTTCTATTGCTCACGGCTCCCTTCAGATTG CTATTATAAACCGGCTCCAAGCTGGGATCAGAAGACTTGCACTTTACGTCTACCCAAGAGCTGTCCCTTACAAAATGTTGTTGTACGAGGAAACATGAATGCTAAAATTATGAAGCAAACTGCCTGCCTTGAAGCATGCAAGCAACTTCATGAGATTGGTGCCTTGACAGATAATCTTGTTCCAGATGTTCTTGTGGAAGAAGCTGATGCTCAAGAAAGGG GGAATGAACCTTATATTGATGAGCAACCCAGTTACTTCCCACCTGAGCTGGTCGGTCATCTTCCAAAGAATTCGAATATATTGTATCATTGCTACTTAATGGAGCTGGAGCAGAAATTTGTTTATGATATTCTAGTTCATGATATTGTGCTTGTCCTGAGAAATAAGCTAGAATCTGATATTGGAAGCTTGCATTTTGACTTGGATGTTGACAGGGGTAGTTTGACAGTGAACTTTAAATATGTAGGAGTGATGCATCTTAGCACGGATCAg GTCCTTTTGTGTAATAGGTTTCAGAAAACTCTTTTAAGAGTTCTTATTTATCATGATTTGGGAAGTTTGAATGACCGTATGGATGGAGATATTTTGGGAGCTGAGACTGATTATCTTTTGCTCCCAGCCACTGCAAAGCATCAGAGACCTGTGATCATTGATTGGCCTTGCATTAATTCTGTGCAATTTTCATATAAGAAGATTTCTGAATTTCACTCGAATTATTCTGTACCCGGTTGTGCACGTAGTGTACAAACCAAAGATGGTCCTGTCTGCACTTGCCTGCTTCAGAATTCTTTGGTCTACACCCCTCACAATGGTCAGGTGTACTGCATAACTGGGATTTTGGGATTGAATGCAAACTCTCTTCTGACGCTCCGGGATGGCAGAATTATTACTTACAAGAAATACTATGAGGAGCG GCATGGCATCAAGCTGTGTTTTGAGCACGAATCATTGGTTTGTGGGAAACGCATTTTTCAGGTTCAAAATTACCTTCAAAGATGCAGAAATCAGAAAGAGAAAG AATCGAGTAAGCGGTCAGTTGGATTGCCTCCGGAACTTTGTTCTATAATTATGTCGCCGATATCAATCAatacattttattctttctcatttgttCCTTCAATCATGCACCGGGTTGAGTCTTTGCTTATAGCTGCCAACTTGAAAAAGATGCATTTGGATCATTGCATACAAAATGATGTTATCCCAATTTCCAAG gttttggaagcaattaCTACAAAGAAATGTCAAGAGATATTCCACTTGGAATCGTTAGAAACTCTTGGAGATTCTTTTCTCAAATATGCTGCCAGTCAACAACTTTTTAAGACCTATCAAAATCAACACGAGGGTGTCCTTAGtgtgaagaaagaaaaaataatttctaatgcAGCTCTTTGCAAGTTTGGATGTGACCGGAAACTTccg GGATTTATTCGAAATGAGTCCTTTGATCCGAAAAAGTGGATCATTCCTGGTGATAGATCGGGAAGTGCATTAAGTGAGGAGTTGCTTtttaatacaagaaaaatctATATTAGGGAAACTAGGAAGGTGAAAAGTAAAAGTGTTGCTGATGTTGTTGAGGCACTAATTGGTGCATTTCTTAGCGTATGTGGTGAAACATCAGCCTTACTATTTATGGATTGGTTGGGTATAAAGGTAGATTTTCATGTTACACCATACGAGAGACACTTCCAAATACACGCTGAGAAGCTTGTAAATGTCAGACATTTGGAGTCCCTATTAAACTACTCATTTCATGACCCTTCTTTGTTAGTGGAAGCATTGACACATGGTTCTTACATGCTTCCAGAGATTCCAAGATGTTATCAG TTTGTTACTTGTGCAGCGACTTGA